One stretch of Chitinophaga pendula DNA includes these proteins:
- a CDS encoding YybH family protein, with protein MKNVHCLYYSIIGCLTFLYPACRPGRDSAGRELEEARKAIAASNSIYFEAFAKNDSSVFIDRYAADACIMAPGAPVACGRAAILLFFQTAYRQIGLRNGRFITTNVYGNGNGFVTEEGRWESYNAANQLFDNGKFLVRWKKTDQGWKMYRDAFSSDRSQ; from the coding sequence ATGAAAAATGTTCATTGCTTGTACTACAGCATCATCGGCTGCCTTACCTTCCTATATCCTGCTTGCCGTCCCGGGCGCGACTCGGCGGGCAGAGAACTGGAAGAGGCCCGTAAAGCTATCGCCGCCAGTAACAGCATTTACTTTGAAGCATTCGCCAAAAATGATTCTTCTGTCTTTATAGACCGCTATGCGGCAGATGCCTGCATTATGGCCCCGGGAGCCCCCGTAGCCTGTGGGAGAGCAGCCATCCTCCTCTTCTTCCAAACCGCCTATCGCCAGATCGGATTGCGGAACGGCCGCTTTATTACCACAAACGTTTATGGTAACGGTAATGGTTTTGTCACCGAAGAGGGCCGCTGGGAATCCTATAACGCCGCCAACCAACTGTTCGACAACGGAAAGTTCCTCGTACGCTGGAAAAAGACAGATCAGGGTTGGAAAATGTATAGGGACGCATTCAGCAGCGATCGCTCCCAATAA
- a CDS encoding MarR family winged helix-turn-helix transcriptional regulator: MSGNIINELGSLAIGARMRRLYDQLSRDGARIYEDHALQFDIQYFTLFYLISRRKQISITEIAEELSLTHPAIIHLAKGLEKKGYISSVKSASDSRKRMLQLSRKGQQYLPTFEQVWQKIARLNQQLFAEQHALLQQLEAVERALEVQSYYQRFQEMT, translated from the coding sequence ATGTCAGGAAACATTATTAATGAGCTGGGGTCATTGGCGATCGGAGCGCGGATGAGGCGGTTGTATGACCAGCTATCCCGGGATGGAGCGAGGATATACGAGGACCATGCGTTACAGTTCGACATCCAGTACTTTACGTTATTCTACCTGATTAGCCGACGGAAGCAGATCAGTATTACGGAGATCGCGGAGGAGTTGAGCCTTACGCATCCGGCGATCATTCATTTGGCGAAGGGGTTGGAGAAAAAGGGGTATATCAGTTCTGTGAAGTCAGCATCGGATAGCCGTAAGCGTATGTTGCAATTATCCCGGAAGGGGCAGCAGTATCTGCCTACTTTCGAGCAGGTATGGCAAAAGATAGCGCGTTTGAATCAGCAGCTTTTTGCGGAGCAGCATGCGTTATTGCAGCAGCTGGAGGCGGTTGAGCGGGCGTTGGAGGTGCAGTCTTACTATCAGCGGTTCCAGGAAATGACTTGA
- a CDS encoding GNAT family N-acetyltransferase produces MDQQDFAVLDNCLWHALRDTQHDFSLGQAPAFRFRPEILPFIGFDHRVSAPLAGLQPFMAPGEQVFVVGDLPDTLSGWTVLRELDGAQMVCPQLLPGEVRHLAELQLLNENDWEEMHALVQAVQPGYYRQRTPLLGLYWGIKVDGKLAAMAGERFRLPGFTEVSAVCTYPAHTGKGYAQQLTTAVCRHIYAQGAIPFLHVLKTNTRAIALYERLGFYKRRDIPFYQVSAPL; encoded by the coding sequence ATGGATCAGCAAGATTTTGCGGTGCTGGACAATTGTCTATGGCATGCATTACGGGATACGCAACATGATTTTTCGCTGGGGCAGGCGCCGGCGTTCCGGTTCCGGCCTGAGATATTGCCCTTTATCGGGTTTGATCATCGTGTATCTGCTCCGCTTGCCGGATTGCAGCCTTTTATGGCGCCCGGGGAGCAAGTGTTTGTGGTGGGAGATCTGCCGGATACTTTATCGGGGTGGACGGTACTGCGGGAGCTGGACGGTGCGCAGATGGTATGTCCGCAGCTATTGCCCGGTGAAGTAAGGCACCTTGCCGAGTTGCAATTGCTGAATGAAAATGACTGGGAGGAGATGCACGCACTTGTGCAGGCGGTGCAGCCAGGTTATTACCGGCAGCGTACTCCTTTGCTTGGTTTGTATTGGGGTATCAAGGTGGATGGGAAGTTGGCGGCGATGGCCGGGGAGCGTTTCCGGTTGCCGGGCTTTACGGAGGTCAGTGCAGTCTGTACCTATCCGGCGCATACTGGCAAGGGGTATGCGCAGCAGCTTACTACTGCTGTATGCCGGCATATCTATGCACAAGGAGCGATACCATTCCTGCATGTATTGAAGACAAATACGAGGGCGATTGCTTTATATGAGCGGTTGGGATTCTATAAGCGCCGGGATATTCCTTTTTACCAGGTGAGTGCCCCACTTTAA
- a CDS encoding SRPBCC family protein: protein MAHTPITISATITAPVEKVWQFWSEPAHIQQWNNASEDWHTPHATNDLRAGGSFTTRMEAKDGSFGFDFGGIYDEVKEYELIAYTMGDGRKVKITFAGSPTGTDIVETFDPEGTHPIEMQQQGWQAILDNFKKYTERNA from the coding sequence ATGGCACACACACCTATCACCATTTCAGCGACCATAACAGCACCTGTAGAGAAAGTATGGCAATTCTGGTCTGAGCCGGCGCATATTCAGCAATGGAATAATGCCTCTGAGGACTGGCATACGCCGCATGCAACCAATGATCTGCGTGCAGGCGGTTCGTTTACGACCCGTATGGAGGCGAAAGACGGCAGTTTCGGTTTTGATTTCGGCGGTATTTATGACGAGGTAAAGGAATATGAGCTGATCGCATACACCATGGGTGATGGCCGTAAGGTGAAGATCACTTTTGCGGGCAGTCCGACGGGTACTGACATTGTAGAGACTTTTGATCCGGAGGGTACTCATCCTATCGAAATGCAGCAACAGGGGTGGCAGGCGATCCTGGACAACTTCAAAAAGTATACAGAGCGCAACGCTTAA
- a CDS encoding sugar phosphate isomerase/epimerase family protein has translation MNTSRRNFLKQGALAAAGVALFPNVLHASYKAKGLLGIQLYSIREDMKKDPAGTLKQVAAMGYKNVEHANYVNRKFYGYSAAEFKKLLNDLGLKMPSGHTVLGKQHWDAGKKDFTDAWKYTVEDAAAVGQQLVISPWLDESLRKTYDDFKAYMDVFNKCGELCKQSGMKFGYHNHDFEFSTELNGKKLFDLILENTDPSLVAQQLDIGNMYHAGGIALDIIKRYPGRFESMHVKDEIKAANKGEMGGGYESTILGKGIIPVKEVIDLGLKSGGTKHFIIEQESYQGIAPLACIKEDYQVMRRWGF, from the coding sequence ATGAACACATCTAGAAGAAACTTTTTAAAGCAGGGCGCGCTGGCGGCGGCCGGTGTTGCTTTGTTCCCCAACGTATTGCACGCCTCTTATAAAGCCAAGGGATTGCTGGGTATACAGCTGTATTCTATCCGGGAGGACATGAAAAAGGACCCTGCGGGTACGTTGAAGCAGGTAGCCGCTATGGGCTATAAAAATGTAGAGCACGCGAATTATGTGAACCGGAAATTTTATGGTTACAGTGCAGCGGAATTTAAGAAGCTGCTGAATGACCTGGGGCTTAAGATGCCCAGCGGGCATACGGTGTTGGGTAAGCAGCACTGGGATGCCGGTAAAAAAGATTTCACGGATGCGTGGAAGTACACGGTAGAAGATGCGGCGGCGGTAGGCCAGCAACTGGTGATCAGCCCCTGGCTGGATGAGAGTTTGCGTAAGACCTATGATGATTTCAAGGCTTACATGGATGTGTTTAACAAATGCGGGGAGTTGTGTAAGCAATCCGGTATGAAGTTCGGTTATCATAACCATGATTTTGAATTCAGTACGGAGTTGAACGGGAAGAAGCTGTTCGACCTGATACTGGAGAACACGGATCCATCGCTGGTAGCGCAGCAGTTGGATATCGGCAACATGTATCATGCCGGTGGTATTGCGCTTGATATCATTAAGCGATATCCCGGCCGATTTGAGTCCATGCATGTGAAGGATGAGATCAAAGCTGCGAACAAAGGCGAGATGGGTGGTGGTTATGAGAGCACTATCCTGGGTAAGGGTATCATTCCGGTAAAGGAGGTGATCGACCTGGGATTAAAGTCCGGCGGTACTAAACATTTCATTATTGAGCAGGAGTCTTACCAGGGTATTGCGCCGCTGGCGTGTATCAAGGAAGACTACCAGGTGATGCGCCGCTGGGGATTCTGA
- a CDS encoding glycoside hydrolase family 71/99-like protein — protein MKKLLLAACCTLALLSCNKNVRQDATEPVTPSGREAITNAVQVTKNTNKKIFIHWMPWFETPESRGAWGYHWKMNNRNPDIITNGKRQIAAHYYPKTGPYASADPDILEYQLLLMKYAGADGVFIDWPGTRQRYDYPDNLANSNALINKLNDVGLQFAIVHEDRNWDPGMTDGAHGDFVYMQNNYFNQGNYLRMNNGPVVLNFGPITFHQPAEWDRILSGLNPRPKVLPLYGFTNQVGANNSGGEYPWIYQDHPTVVDNYYAQAASFPLSIGVVYPGFRSFYAEGGADGPTWQIAHNGTSTFSSLLDKALRSSTAIIQFATWNDYGEGTMIEPTDEFGFSFLTTMQQKLGVPYGQRELDLIFKLYQYRKQYKGNSNVQQQLNQVFTHLTNLQVSNAETLLNSINGNPTNPGGGSGVFIKNRWLNTYLYEENGRVKYSTGNSGNQYKWIQEQVNGHLRFKNLATGNYLNIENQYSYVESSALPNTFYSGYWVLEDYNGYKRIKNEWKGTYINLENQNGSAQCTAVPNFFESGHWTLQN, from the coding sequence ATGAAAAAACTACTACTGGCAGCCTGCTGCACACTGGCATTACTGTCATGTAACAAAAATGTCCGGCAGGATGCCACCGAACCCGTTACTCCGTCCGGACGGGAGGCCATCACCAACGCCGTACAGGTTACCAAAAACACCAACAAAAAGATATTCATCCACTGGATGCCCTGGTTCGAAACACCAGAATCCCGTGGCGCCTGGGGCTATCACTGGAAAATGAATAACCGCAACCCGGATATCATCACCAATGGCAAACGGCAGATCGCCGCCCACTACTATCCCAAGACCGGCCCCTACGCCTCCGCCGACCCGGATATCTTAGAATACCAACTACTCCTCATGAAATACGCAGGCGCAGATGGTGTCTTCATCGACTGGCCCGGCACCCGCCAGCGATACGATTATCCGGACAACCTCGCCAACTCCAACGCCCTCATCAACAAACTGAACGACGTCGGCCTGCAGTTCGCCATCGTCCACGAAGACCGTAACTGGGACCCGGGCATGACCGATGGCGCACATGGCGACTTCGTATACATGCAGAACAACTACTTCAACCAGGGTAACTACCTCCGCATGAACAATGGCCCGGTAGTACTCAACTTCGGCCCCATCACCTTCCACCAACCGGCCGAATGGGACCGCATCCTCTCCGGACTGAACCCTCGCCCCAAAGTATTGCCGCTATATGGCTTCACCAACCAGGTAGGGGCCAACAACTCAGGCGGAGAATACCCTTGGATATATCAGGACCACCCGACCGTCGTAGATAACTACTACGCTCAAGCCGCCAGCTTCCCCTTATCCATCGGTGTCGTATACCCCGGATTCCGCTCCTTCTACGCTGAAGGCGGCGCCGATGGCCCCACCTGGCAGATCGCACACAATGGCACTAGCACATTCTCCTCCCTACTGGATAAAGCATTGCGCTCCAGCACCGCCATCATCCAGTTCGCCACCTGGAACGACTACGGCGAAGGCACCATGATAGAACCAACAGACGAATTTGGCTTCTCCTTCCTGACCACCATGCAGCAAAAATTGGGCGTACCCTACGGCCAACGAGAACTGGACCTCATCTTCAAACTTTACCAGTACCGCAAACAATACAAAGGCAACAGCAACGTACAACAACAGCTGAATCAGGTATTCACCCACCTGACCAACCTGCAGGTCAGCAACGCCGAAACATTACTCAACAGTATCAATGGTAACCCCACTAACCCCGGTGGCGGCAGCGGCGTCTTCATCAAAAACAGATGGCTCAATACCTACCTGTATGAAGAAAATGGCCGGGTAAAATATAGCACCGGCAATAGCGGTAACCAATACAAATGGATACAGGAACAGGTAAATGGCCACCTCCGGTTTAAAAACCTCGCCACCGGCAACTACCTGAATATAGAAAACCAATATAGCTATGTGGAAAGCTCCGCCTTACCTAATACCTTCTATAGCGGCTATTGGGTGCTGGAAGATTACAATGGATACAAAAGGATAAAGAACGAATGGAAAGGCACCTATATCAATCTCGAAAACCAAAACGGATCAGCACAATGTACCGCTGTACCCAACTTCTTCGAGAGTGGGCACTGGACCTTACAAAATTGA
- a CDS encoding gamma-glutamyltransferase family protein encodes MQRILLLSISLFFFMGLSAQQTQKPPLHGKHWMAITGKPLAATAGAMIFQRGGNAVDAACAMLAATCTMWDVLSWGGETQALIYHPKTGKVIAINALGVAPGGATVDFYKRKGYDFPPEYGPLAAVTPGTPGGLCYMLAEYGTMSLEQVLAPAMELAAGYPIEAQTANSIERGKAHIKQWPYSKAVFLTHPGAKREAPEAGEIFKQEDLLGTLRKLVTAERDALRQKKGRKAAIMAAYDRFYKGDIAREFVRGCQEQGGLITMEDLAKWRPVEEAPLHVNYKGIDVYKLQEWTQGPAMLQSLNILEHIDLKGMGYNSPAYIHTIYQTMSLAFADRDFYYGDPAFTPRSPIRGLLSKAYAKERAKLIKPDHNDPNIGPGDPYPFEGRNNPYLNLLSARARLTDTTAPKKDSRFVPTHDVITFTTPAAPLIARQAADSAYQDRLWRGTTSVEAADAEGWVVSITPSGGWVPACIAGKTGVGMSQRLQSFVLDSVLNPFNVLTPGKRPRVTLTPSLALKDGKPFLSFAVQGGDTQDQNLLQFFLNVVEFGMTVQQATEAANINSNQLWLSLGGTDMKDRQPRPGSILLHNNTPEATRKALLQMGYDAKYSPSTSGPINAIYFDWLHGSLWGGSSNNGEDYGIGW; translated from the coding sequence ATGCAACGAATACTACTACTCTCCATTTCACTGTTTTTTTTTATGGGGTTGTCTGCACAGCAAACGCAGAAGCCACCGTTACACGGTAAACACTGGATGGCCATTACGGGTAAGCCGCTGGCGGCTACTGCCGGGGCTATGATCTTTCAGCGGGGAGGTAATGCGGTAGATGCTGCCTGTGCGATGCTGGCAGCTACCTGTACGATGTGGGATGTATTGAGTTGGGGAGGTGAGACGCAGGCGTTGATCTACCATCCTAAGACGGGGAAGGTGATAGCGATCAATGCGCTGGGGGTGGCACCCGGTGGGGCGACAGTAGATTTTTACAAGCGGAAGGGCTATGATTTTCCACCGGAGTACGGGCCATTGGCGGCGGTTACGCCCGGTACACCCGGCGGCCTTTGTTATATGCTGGCCGAGTATGGTACGATGAGCCTGGAGCAGGTATTAGCACCGGCTATGGAGCTGGCTGCCGGTTATCCTATTGAAGCGCAGACGGCCAATAGTATTGAACGCGGGAAGGCGCATATCAAACAATGGCCTTACAGCAAGGCGGTGTTCCTGACACATCCTGGCGCTAAGCGGGAGGCTCCTGAAGCCGGGGAGATATTTAAGCAGGAGGATCTGCTGGGGACGTTACGTAAGCTGGTCACGGCGGAGCGGGACGCGCTGCGGCAAAAAAAGGGTCGTAAGGCAGCGATCATGGCGGCTTATGACCGTTTTTACAAAGGTGACATTGCGCGGGAGTTTGTGCGGGGATGCCAGGAGCAAGGCGGGTTGATCACGATGGAGGACCTTGCGAAATGGAGGCCTGTTGAGGAGGCACCTTTGCATGTCAACTACAAAGGTATTGATGTGTACAAGCTGCAGGAATGGACGCAGGGGCCGGCGATGTTACAGAGTTTGAATATATTGGAGCATATAGACCTGAAAGGCATGGGTTACAATTCTCCTGCCTATATCCATACGATCTACCAGACGATGAGCCTGGCATTTGCGGACCGGGATTTTTACTATGGCGATCCTGCTTTTACGCCCCGTTCTCCTATCCGGGGGTTGCTGAGTAAGGCATATGCGAAAGAGCGGGCGAAGCTGATCAAGCCGGATCATAATGATCCGAATATTGGTCCTGGGGACCCCTACCCTTTTGAAGGCCGTAACAACCCTTATCTGAATCTGTTGTCGGCGCGTGCGCGCCTGACGGATACGACGGCACCAAAAAAGGATTCGCGTTTTGTGCCTACGCATGACGTGATCACTTTTACTACTCCGGCGGCGCCGCTGATAGCGCGGCAGGCGGCGGACAGTGCTTACCAGGACCGTTTATGGCGGGGGACGACCAGTGTGGAAGCGGCAGATGCGGAGGGATGGGTGGTGTCTATTACGCCCAGTGGCGGATGGGTGCCAGCCTGTATAGCCGGTAAGACGGGTGTGGGGATGAGTCAGCGGTTACAGAGTTTTGTGCTGGATTCTGTCTTGAATCCATTTAATGTGCTGACCCCCGGTAAGCGGCCGCGGGTGACGCTGACGCCTTCGCTAGCATTGAAGGACGGGAAGCCATTTCTTTCTTTTGCTGTACAGGGAGGCGATACGCAGGATCAGAACTTATTGCAGTTTTTCCTGAATGTGGTAGAATTCGGTATGACGGTGCAGCAGGCGACGGAGGCGGCCAATATTAACAGTAATCAATTGTGGTTATCGCTTGGTGGTACGGATATGAAGGATCGTCAGCCGAGACCAGGCAGTATACTACTGCATAACAATACGCCGGAGGCCACGCGTAAGGCATTGTTGCAGATGGGATATGACGCCAAGTATAGTCCTAGTACGAGTGGCCCTATCAACGCTATTTATTTTGACTGGCTGCACGGCAGTCTATGGGGTGGCAGCAGTAATAACGGGGAGGATTACGGCATAGGCTGGTAG
- the eat gene encoding ethanolamine permease, which translates to MSNNGFKKALTPFSLWALGVGYVISGMYFGWNLGLEQGGTLGMAIATGVIMVMYVAFSFSYAELACAIPRAGGVYDYAARSLGGPLAFIAGIAQVVEFVFAPPAIAFAIGAYLNAFFPEIPILVSAISVYFLFTAINVFGVTLAATFEIIVTLLAVFELLLFAGITAPHFRFSQLAANAFPHGWTGVLSALPFAIWFFLGIEGLANVAEETKDPQRAIIRGFGAAILTLVVLCVLVFMFSTGVAGWEAIVYKNGVSGDTSDSPLPLALARITGDNTLMYHLLITVGLFGLVASFHGLILAAGRATYEMGRVGHFPAFIGRLSPRFRTPVNALVGNMVIGVLALFSGRTGEIITISVFGALTIYIIAMVSLIILRRRQPLLPRPYRAPFYPLLPVLVLCIAGVSLMAMCIFNVRLSLIYFGILAFSYIAFKFFNTKQLYDRSEDIGLH; encoded by the coding sequence ATGAGTAACAATGGTTTTAAGAAGGCGCTTACGCCATTTTCGTTATGGGCCCTTGGCGTTGGTTATGTGATATCGGGGATGTACTTTGGCTGGAACCTGGGATTAGAGCAAGGCGGCACGTTAGGGATGGCGATTGCGACGGGTGTGATCATGGTGATGTATGTGGCCTTTTCTTTCAGTTATGCGGAGCTGGCTTGTGCGATTCCCCGGGCTGGTGGTGTGTATGATTATGCTGCCCGGAGCCTGGGAGGGCCGCTGGCATTTATAGCCGGCATTGCCCAGGTGGTAGAGTTTGTGTTTGCCCCTCCTGCTATTGCTTTTGCTATAGGCGCTTATCTCAATGCATTTTTCCCGGAGATACCGATATTGGTCAGTGCCATCAGTGTTTACTTTCTTTTTACTGCTATCAATGTGTTCGGGGTGACGCTTGCCGCCACTTTTGAGATCATTGTGACGTTGCTGGCGGTATTTGAATTATTGTTATTCGCCGGTATTACGGCGCCACATTTCCGGTTTTCGCAGCTGGCGGCGAATGCTTTTCCGCACGGATGGACGGGAGTGTTGTCGGCGCTTCCATTTGCGATTTGGTTCTTTTTGGGGATAGAGGGGCTGGCGAATGTGGCGGAGGAGACGAAAGATCCGCAGCGGGCGATCATCCGCGGATTTGGGGCGGCGATACTGACGCTGGTGGTATTATGTGTGCTGGTGTTTATGTTTTCTACAGGTGTTGCCGGCTGGGAGGCCATTGTATATAAAAACGGGGTGAGTGGTGATACCTCGGACTCTCCCCTACCCCTGGCGCTGGCGCGGATCACCGGTGACAATACGCTGATGTACCACCTGTTGATCACGGTGGGTTTGTTTGGGTTGGTGGCGTCTTTTCACGGGTTGATACTGGCGGCGGGTCGGGCTACGTATGAGATGGGCCGGGTGGGTCATTTTCCAGCTTTTATAGGCCGGCTTTCGCCTCGATTCCGGACGCCGGTCAATGCATTGGTGGGTAATATGGTGATTGGAGTGCTGGCATTGTTTTCTGGCAGGACCGGCGAGATCATTACGATCTCTGTGTTTGGGGCGCTGACCATATATATTATCGCGATGGTGTCGTTGATAATATTGCGGCGGCGGCAGCCTTTACTGCCACGTCCTTACCGGGCGCCGTTCTATCCCCTGTTGCCGGTGCTGGTATTGTGTATCGCCGGGGTGTCGTTGATGGCGATGTGTATTTTCAATGTCAGACTCAGCCTGATATACTTTGGTATACTGGCCTTTTCTTATATCGCGTTCAAGTTCTTTAACACTAAACAATTGTATGACAGATCAGAAGATATTGGATTACATTAA
- a CDS encoding glutamine synthetase family protein has translation MTDQKILDYIKQHPSGKVKLAVADMDGVLRGKYISVDKFCSVLDGSMGFCDVVFGWDMEDAAYDNTRYTGWHTGYPDAGMRLDPGTFRKIPWEQDVPFMLGEFIDGDGGPLAICPRQLLRRVLGEAERMGYAPVFAQEFEWFNFAETPDSLHGKGFQQPQPLTPGMFGYSILRTTLKNDYIRHLFEWLKAFDVPLEGLHTETGPGVYEAAIAHTDILTAADRAVLFKTAVKEIAYQHGVMATFMAKWHESLPGCGGHVHQSLWDAQGQENLFYDAGDPLHMSMLFKQYVAGQLYCLPHLLPLFAPTVNSYKRLVEGAWAPTTLTWSVDNRTVALRVLPHGKKSARLETRVIGSDTNPYLALAGSLAAGLYGIKHQLSLDQPATVGNGYQDFAHGTLPRNLYEATQQMKASAIAKELLGETFVEHFSQSREWEWKQYAKAVTDWELKRYFEII, from the coding sequence ATGACAGATCAGAAGATATTGGATTACATTAAGCAGCATCCTTCGGGGAAGGTGAAGCTGGCGGTGGCAGACATGGATGGGGTGCTGAGGGGTAAATACATTTCTGTGGACAAGTTTTGCTCGGTGCTGGACGGGTCTATGGGATTTTGCGATGTGGTGTTCGGTTGGGATATGGAGGATGCGGCGTATGACAATACCCGTTATACGGGTTGGCATACGGGGTATCCTGATGCCGGTATGCGGCTGGACCCCGGGACATTCCGGAAGATACCCTGGGAGCAGGATGTTCCTTTTATGCTAGGGGAGTTCATTGACGGCGACGGAGGTCCGTTGGCGATATGTCCGCGTCAGTTATTACGGCGAGTGTTAGGGGAGGCGGAGCGGATGGGGTATGCGCCGGTATTTGCGCAGGAGTTTGAATGGTTCAATTTTGCGGAGACACCCGACAGTCTGCACGGTAAAGGTTTTCAGCAGCCGCAGCCGCTGACGCCGGGGATGTTTGGTTATTCGATCTTACGGACGACGCTGAAGAATGATTATATCCGTCACCTGTTTGAGTGGTTAAAGGCTTTTGATGTGCCGCTGGAGGGGTTGCATACGGAGACGGGTCCTGGCGTATATGAGGCGGCTATAGCGCATACGGATATACTGACGGCAGCGGACCGGGCGGTGTTGTTCAAGACGGCGGTAAAGGAGATCGCTTATCAGCACGGGGTGATGGCTACATTTATGGCGAAGTGGCATGAGTCGTTGCCCGGTTGCGGCGGACATGTACATCAGAGTTTGTGGGATGCGCAGGGACAGGAGAACCTGTTTTACGATGCGGGGGATCCTTTACATATGAGTATGTTATTCAAACAATATGTGGCCGGGCAGTTGTACTGTCTGCCGCACCTGTTGCCGTTGTTTGCGCCTACTGTGAACAGTTACAAGCGGCTGGTGGAAGGTGCTTGGGCGCCGACTACGTTGACCTGGTCGGTGGACAACCGTACGGTGGCTTTGCGGGTGTTGCCGCACGGCAAAAAGTCGGCGCGGCTGGAGACGCGGGTGATCGGATCGGATACCAATCCGTATTTGGCGCTGGCGGGTAGTCTGGCAGCGGGCTTGTATGGTATTAAACACCAGCTTTCGCTTGATCAGCCGGCGACGGTGGGCAACGGGTACCAGGACTTTGCGCACGGTACGTTACCCCGTAACCTGTACGAGGCGACCCAGCAGATGAAGGCCTCTGCGATAGCGAAGGAGCTGTTGGGCGAAACATTTGTTGAACATTTTTCCCAGAGCCGTGAGTGGGAATGGAAGCAGTATGCGAAGGCGGTGACGGACTGGGAGCTTAAAAGATATTTTGAGATCATTTAA
- a CDS encoding iron-containing alcohol dehydrogenase: MQTGKVYQFNFPTTIRFGTGAIQELPEYLRQQQLSRPLIITDPTVAELPFFKQIRQSLEQRQLHVTVFSDIHKNPVKSDVYKGTDVWDERGSDCIIGIGGGAAIDVARAVVLRVYHREDLFKYDDLIGGDVYVTNDVPHFITVPTTAGTGSEVGRSAIIADDETHQKKILFSPKLMARIVFADPLLTMELPPAITAATGMDALTHNLEAFIAKNPHPICEGIALEGIRLIGQSIERATLRPDEGSRSDMLMASMMGAIAFQKGLGVVHSLAHPLSSLLDTHHGLANAVNLPYGMAFNVGGQEDAFRRIARTLELREESGDAVVQYLRELNGRLGIPDRLRHIGVAAAHIDTLADLAIADFAHPNNPKPVSREDFKQLYQTAY; this comes from the coding sequence ATGCAGACAGGCAAAGTATATCAATTTAATTTTCCTACGACCATTCGATTTGGCACCGGCGCAATACAGGAGTTGCCGGAATACCTGCGGCAGCAGCAGCTCAGCAGACCATTGATCATTACCGATCCGACGGTAGCGGAGTTGCCTTTTTTTAAGCAGATACGGCAATCACTGGAGCAACGGCAGCTGCACGTGACGGTGTTTTCCGACATCCACAAGAACCCGGTGAAGTCTGATGTATACAAGGGTACGGATGTATGGGATGAGCGTGGCAGTGATTGTATTATCGGTATTGGTGGAGGTGCGGCGATAGATGTGGCGAGGGCGGTTGTGTTGCGGGTATATCACCGGGAGGATCTGTTCAAATATGACGATCTGATCGGTGGCGATGTATATGTGACGAATGATGTACCGCATTTTATCACGGTGCCTACTACGGCGGGTACGGGCAGTGAGGTAGGGCGTAGTGCGATCATTGCGGATGATGAGACGCATCAGAAGAAGATCTTGTTCTCGCCGAAGCTGATGGCCAGGATCGTGTTTGCGGACCCATTATTGACGATGGAGTTGCCCCCTGCTATTACTGCGGCTACGGGTATGGATGCACTGACGCATAACCTGGAAGCTTTTATAGCGAAGAATCCTCATCCTATCTGTGAGGGTATTGCGCTGGAAGGTATCCGGCTGATCGGTCAATCTATTGAGCGGGCTACTTTGCGGCCGGATGAAGGATCGCGCAGTGATATGCTGATGGCCTCTATGATGGGTGCGATTGCGTTTCAGAAGGGATTGGGTGTGGTGCATTCGCTGGCGCATCCGTTGTCATCATTGCTGGATACGCATCATGGGTTGGCTAATGCGGTGAACCTGCCTTATGGGATGGCCTTTAATGTAGGCGGCCAGGAGGATGCTTTCCGCCGGATTGCGCGGACGCTGGAGCTGCGGGAAGAGAGCGGGGATGCGGTGGTACAATATCTGCGGGAGTTGAATGGCCGTCTTGGTATTCCGGACAGGTTACGTCATATTGGTGTAGCAGCGGCGCATATCGATACGCTGGCTGATCTAGCTATTGCGGACTTTGCGCATCCGAATAATCCGAAGCCTGTGAGCCGGGAGGATTTTAAACAACTTTATCAAACTGCATATTAA